In Longimicrobiales bacterium, the genomic stretch TCGATGCCGACCTGCAGCGGCTCCGTCGTGGTGCTGGCGTGGCCGAGCCGCTCGACCCGCACGCGGAAACTCCCGGCGGCCGGTGCGGTCAGGTGGTACACGCCGGCCGCGTCCGTGAGGATGGCGGTGAGCGCTCGCCCCGCGGGCTCGAGCAGGCTCACGAATGCCCCGGCCACCGGCAGGCCGGTGTCCTGGTCGGTCACCCTGCCCTGGACGCGCTGTGCGGTCGCGTCAGACGCACTGATCAGGACGGCGGCGAACAGCAGGCAGGCGATGCGGATGCGGAGCATACGCGCCTTCGTGCTCGGGGAGGAGGAGGATCCCTGAAACATGCCGCAGCGCGTGTGGTGGCGCCATGGCGCGGGGTCGACGCGAATGCCTCCGGACTGTGCCATGCCCCGGCAATCCGGCCGGAACGAAAGGGACGCCCCGCCCCAACATGATTGCATCCGGGGGAGGCCGGTTGAATACTCGTCCGCCGCGCCTGTCACTCGCCCGCGGCTCCCTCTGCAGGACCATCTCATGACAGTGGCCGTTGCGACCCTGCTCGCTCTGGCCGGGTCGTCCGTGTTCCAGGGCGCTGCGCTGCCGCAGCCGCGCGCCGCGACTCCCCCCGTTGCCGTGTACGACGCGCTGCGCGCGCCCGGCACTCTCCCCAACCGGTCGCACGAGCCGCGCACCGTCGAGGTCGAGATCACCGCCGCACCGGTGCAGGTCTCACTCATCGATGGTGCGACCACAGAGGCGTGGGCGTACAACGGCGCGGTGCCGGGACCGACACTGGATGTGCGCGAGGGCGATCGGGTCGTCGTCCGCTTCCGCAACGCGCTGCCGGAGGAAACGACCGTGCACTGGCACGGGCTGCACGTTCCGTTTGCCATGGATGGCAGCCCGTTCCATCCGGTTGCGGCGGGTGCGGAGGCCACGTTCGAGTTCACGGTGCCGTACGGCAGTGCCGGCACGTACTGGTACCACCCGCATCCACACCACCGCACGCGCTACCAGGTGGCCAAAGGGCTGTACGGTGCGCTCGTCGTGCGTGCCGCGGACGATCCGCTCGCGGGGATCGAGGAAAAGCTGATCATCCTGTCCGACGCGCGCTTCCTGCCGGACGCATCCGTCGACCTGCCGGCGCGCACCACGCCGCAGGGCCGCATCGACTTCGAGAACGGCTGGGAAGGCGACGTCCTGTTCGTCAACGCCCAGCGTGCGCCGAGCATCGAGGTGCGGGCAGGCACGGTGCAGCGCTGGCGCATCATCAACGCGTCAGCCGCGCGCGTGTACCGCCTCGCGATTCCCGGCCACCGCCTGCTGCACGTCGGCAGCGACGGCGGCCTCTTCGAGCATCCCGTCGAAACCGACGATATCCTGCTCGCGAGCTCGGAGCGCGCGGAAGTGCTCGTGCGTGCGACGGGCGCGCCGGGCGACGTCGCAACCCTGCAGTCGCTTCCGTACGACCGCTACATCCCGCAGACGCGACCGCCCGGCTGGGAACAGACACGCGACCTGCTCACGATCCGCTACACGGACGAGCCCGCTGCATCGCCTGCTGCCTTGCCAACCACACTGCGCAGGATCGAGTGGCTCGACACAACGCAGGTCGCCACAACGCGCACGATCGCCATGACGCAGGGCTTCCTCAACGGTCGCGTCATGGACCTCGCCCGCGTGGACGAGCAGGCGACGCTGGGCGCCACGGAGATCTGGCGCCTCGAGAACCTCGTCGGCATGGACCACCCGTTCCACCTGCACGGCTTCCAGTTCCAGGTGCTCGACCGCAACGGTGTGCCCGTCGATCAGCCGCGCTGGGAGGACACCGTGAACGTGCCGAAGCACGAGACCGTCCGCTTCGTCGTGCGCTTCACCGATTTCGCGGGCAAGTGGATGTTCCACTGCCACATCCTCGATCACGAGGAGAACGGCATGATGGGCATACTCGAAGTGCGCTGAGGAGGAAACCATGGTGCGCGATCCGGTCCGTCTGCTCCGACCGCTGTCGCTGGTCATGCTGGTGGTGGCGCTGGGCGCGTTCGCTGCGCGGCCGCACGGGGGGGTCGGGCTTCGTGCGGG encodes the following:
- a CDS encoding multicopper oxidase family protein; the encoded protein is MTVAVATLLALAGSSVFQGAALPQPRAATPPVAVYDALRAPGTLPNRSHEPRTVEVEITAAPVQVSLIDGATTEAWAYNGAVPGPTLDVREGDRVVVRFRNALPEETTVHWHGLHVPFAMDGSPFHPVAAGAEATFEFTVPYGSAGTYWYHPHPHHRTRYQVAKGLYGALVVRAADDPLAGIEEKLIILSDARFLPDASVDLPARTTPQGRIDFENGWEGDVLFVNAQRAPSIEVRAGTVQRWRIINASAARVYRLAIPGHRLLHVGSDGGLFEHPVETDDILLASSERAEVLVRATGAPGDVATLQSLPYDRYIPQTRPPGWEQTRDLLTIRYTDEPAASPAALPTTLRRIEWLDTTQVATTRTIAMTQGFLNGRVMDLARVDEQATLGATEIWRLENLVGMDHPFHLHGFQFQVLDRNGVPVDQPRWEDTVNVPKHETVRFVVRFTDFAGKWMFHCHILDHEENGMMGILEVR
- a CDS encoding carboxypeptidase-like regulatory domain-containing protein, yielding MLRIRIACLLFAAVLISASDATAQRVQGRVTDQDTGLPVAGAFVSLLEPAGRALTAILTDAAGVYHLTAPAAGSFRVRVERLGHASTTTEPLQVGI